In Micromonospora sp. WMMA1363, a genomic segment contains:
- a CDS encoding homogentisate 1,2-dioxygenase domain-containing protein, producing MPYYRRMGEVPRKRHTQFRQPDGTLYAEELMGQEGFSSDSSLLYHRYPPTAIVAAEEFTPPAFTRAPNLPLKPRHLRTHKLDTAGADPVLGRRYLLANDDVRIAYVQADRPSPLFRDATGDHCLYVESGTLRVESTFGVLDSVAGDYVLIPTSTIHRLVPTGAEPVRLLAIEAAGHIGPPKRYLSVRGQFLEHAPYCERDVRGPDAPLLVDGTDVDVLVRHRRGWTTYRYANHPFDVVGWDGHMYPWAFSIHDFEPITGRIHQPPPVHQTFQGPNFVICSFVPRKVDYHPDAIPVPYNHHNVDSDEMLFYTGGNYEARRGSGIAQGSISLHPAGFTHGPQPGAAEQSIGVDFFDELAVMVDTFRPLDLCDATTACEDDAYAWTWARRA from the coding sequence ATGCCGTACTACCGCCGCATGGGCGAGGTGCCGCGCAAGCGCCACACCCAGTTCCGTCAGCCGGACGGAACCCTCTACGCCGAGGAGCTGATGGGCCAGGAGGGCTTCTCCTCCGACTCCTCCCTGCTCTACCACCGGTACCCACCCACCGCGATCGTGGCGGCCGAGGAGTTCACCCCGCCCGCGTTCACCCGCGCGCCGAACCTCCCGCTCAAGCCCCGGCACCTACGGACCCACAAGCTGGACACCGCCGGCGCCGACCCGGTGCTCGGCCGCCGGTACCTGCTCGCCAACGACGACGTCCGGATCGCGTACGTGCAGGCCGACCGGCCATCCCCACTGTTCCGCGACGCCACCGGCGACCACTGCCTCTACGTCGAGTCCGGCACCCTGCGCGTCGAGTCCACGTTCGGCGTGCTCGACTCGGTCGCCGGCGACTACGTTCTCATTCCGACCTCGACGATCCACCGGCTCGTGCCAACCGGCGCGGAGCCGGTCCGGCTGCTCGCCATCGAGGCCGCCGGCCACATCGGCCCACCGAAGCGCTACCTGTCGGTGCGGGGGCAGTTCCTGGAGCACGCGCCGTACTGCGAACGGGACGTCCGCGGACCGGACGCGCCGCTGCTGGTCGACGGGACCGACGTCGACGTGCTGGTCCGGCACCGTCGCGGGTGGACGACGTACCGCTACGCCAACCACCCGTTCGACGTGGTCGGCTGGGACGGGCACATGTACCCGTGGGCCTTCTCGATCCACGACTTCGAGCCGATCACCGGCCGGATCCACCAGCCACCACCGGTGCACCAGACGTTCCAGGGCCCGAACTTCGTGATCTGCTCGTTCGTACCGCGCAAGGTGGACTACCACCCGGACGCGATCCCGGTGCCGTACAACCACCACAACGTCGACTCCGACGAGATGCTCTTCTACACCGGCGGCAACTACGAGGCGCGGCGCGGTTCCGGCATCGCGCAGGGATCGATATCGCTACACCCCGCCGGCTTCACACACGGGCCGCAGCCCGGCGCCGCCGAACAGTCGATCGGCGTCGACTTCTTCGACGAGCTGGCCGTCATGGTCGACACCTTCCGCCCGCTGGACCTGTGCGACGCGACGACCGCCTGCGAGGACGACGCCTACGCCTGGACCTGGGCGCGCCGGGCATAG
- the fahA gene encoding fumarylacetoacetase, translating to MTWVTGANGSPYGVHNLPYGVFRHAGRDPRVGVRIGRSVLDLGTAEAAGLVLAAGSLGRARLNEFLALGRPQWTAVRQRITELLTDSTHRAAVEPLLVPLAEVELLLPFEVADYVDFYSSEHHAANVGQIFRPGQPPLLPNWKHLPIGYHGRAGTVVVSGTPVVRPQGQRATPQGPVTGPSTRLDIEAEVGFVVGVPSPLGSRVAAGDFADHVFGVVLVNDWSARDIQAWEYQPLGPFLGKSFATSVSAWVTPLEALGAAFVPAPEQDPPVADYLRDVPRLGLDLRLAVEWNGERVSEPPFATMYWTPAQQLAHLTVNGASLRTGDLYASGTVSGPQRSQVGSFLELTWGGAEPVKVGGGDTRTFLEDGDTVTLTATAPGPDGTTIALGEVTGTILPAR from the coding sequence ATGACCTGGGTGACTGGTGCCAACGGTTCCCCGTACGGGGTGCACAACCTGCCGTACGGGGTGTTCCGCCACGCCGGCCGCGACCCGCGGGTGGGTGTCCGTATCGGCCGATCCGTGCTGGACCTGGGCACCGCGGAGGCGGCCGGCCTGGTGCTCGCCGCCGGGTCGTTGGGCCGGGCCCGGCTGAACGAGTTCCTGGCGCTCGGCCGTCCGCAGTGGACGGCGGTCCGGCAGCGGATCACCGAGCTGCTCACCGACTCCACCCATCGGGCGGCGGTCGAGCCGCTGCTCGTGCCGCTGGCCGAGGTCGAGCTGCTGCTGCCGTTCGAGGTGGCCGACTACGTCGACTTCTACTCCTCCGAACACCACGCCGCGAACGTGGGCCAGATCTTCCGCCCCGGCCAGCCGCCGTTGCTGCCGAACTGGAAGCACCTGCCGATCGGGTACCACGGCCGGGCCGGCACGGTCGTCGTCTCCGGGACGCCGGTGGTGCGACCGCAGGGGCAGCGGGCCACCCCGCAGGGCCCGGTCACCGGCCCGTCGACCCGCCTCGACATCGAGGCGGAGGTCGGCTTCGTGGTGGGGGTGCCCAGCCCGCTGGGCAGCCGGGTCGCCGCCGGCGACTTCGCCGACCACGTGTTCGGGGTGGTGCTGGTCAACGACTGGTCCGCCCGGGACATCCAGGCCTGGGAGTACCAGCCGCTCGGCCCGTTCCTGGGTAAGTCCTTCGCCACCTCGGTCTCGGCCTGGGTGACCCCGCTGGAGGCGCTCGGTGCGGCGTTCGTCCCCGCACCGGAGCAGGACCCGCCCGTCGCCGACTACCTGCGCGACGTGCCGCGCCTCGGTCTCGACCTGCGGCTGGCCGTGGAGTGGAACGGTGAGCGGGTGAGCGAGCCGCCGTTCGCCACGATGTACTGGACGCCGGCCCAGCAACTGGCCCACCTCACCGTCAACGGGGCGTCGCTGCGCACCGGCGACCTGTACGCCTCGGGCACCGTGTCCGGTCCGCAGCGGTCCCAGGTCGGCTCGTTCCTCGAGCTGACCTGGGGCGGCGCCGAGCCCGTGAAGGTGGGTGGCGGGGACACCCGCACCTTCCTCGAGGACGGCGACACGGTGACGCTCACCGCCACCGCGCCCGGTCCGGACGGCACGACCATCGCCCTCGGTGAGGTGACCGGCACCATCCTCCCGGCTCGCTGA